A single genomic interval of Homo sapiens chromosome 7, GRCh38.p14 Primary Assembly harbors:
- the GBX1 gene encoding homeobox protein GBX-1 gives MQRAGGGSAPGGNGGGGGGGPGTAFSIDSLIGPPPPRSGHLLYTGYPMFMPYRPLVLPQALAPAPLPAGLPPLAPLASFAGRLTNTFCAGLGQAVPSMVALTTALPSFAEPPDAFYGPQELAAAAAAAAATAARNNPEPGGRRPEGGLEADELLPAREKVAEPPPPPPPHFSETFPSLPAEGKVYSSDEEKLEASAGDPAGSEQEEEGSGGDSEDDGFLDSSAGGPGALLGPKPKLKGSLGTGAEEGAPVTAGVTAPGGKSRRRRTAFTSEQLLELEKEFHCKKYLSLTERSQIAHALKLSEVQVKIWFQNRRAKWKRIKAGNVSSRSGEPVRNPKIVVPIPVHVNRFAVRSQHQQMEQGARP, from the exons ATGCAGCGGGCCGGAGGCGGTAGCGCCCCTGGGGGCAacggcgggggcggcggcgggggccCGGGCACTGCCTTCTCCATCGACTCCCTAAtcgggccgccgccgccgcgctccGGCCACTTGCTGTACACCGGCTACCCCATGTTCATGCCCTACCGGCCGCTCGTGCTGCCGCAGGCGCTGGCCCCTGCGCCGCTGCCCGCTGGCCTCCCGCCCCTCGCCCCGCTAGCCTCTTTCGCCGGCCGCCTTACCAACACCTTCTGCGCGGGGCTGGGTCAGGCTGTGCCCTCGATGGTGGCGCTGACCACCGCGCTGCCCAGCTTCGCGGAGCCGCCCGACGCTTTCTACGGGCCCCAGGAGctcgccgccgccgctgccgccgccgccgccactgcCGCCCGAAACAACCCCGAGCCAGGCGGCCGACGCCCAGAGGGTGGGCTGGAAGCTGATGAGCTGCTGCCGGCCCGGGAGAAAGTGGCAGAGCCCCCACCACCTCCGCCTCCGCACTTCTCAGAGACTTTTCCAAGTCTGCCCG CAGAGGGGAAGGTGTACAGCTCAGATGAGgagaagctggaggcatcagcaGGAGACCCAGCAGGCAGCGAACAGGAGGAAGAGGGCTCAGGCGGTGACAGCGAGGATGACGGTTTCCTGGACAGTTCTGCAGGGGGCCCAGGGGCTCTTCTGGGACCTAAACCGAAGCTAAAGGGAAGCCTGGGGACTGGAGCTGAGGAGGGGGCACCGGTGACAGCAGGGGTCACAGCTCCTGGGGGGAAAAGCCGACGGCGCCGCACAGCATTTACCAGCGAGCAGCTTTTGGAATTGGAGAAGGAATTTCATTGCAAGAAATACCTGAGCTTGACAGAGCGCTCTCAGATCGCCCACGCCCTCAAGCTCAGTGAGGTGCAGGTCAAGATCTGGTTTCAGAATCGACGGGCCAAGTGGAAGCGCATCAAAGCTGGCAATGTGAGCAGCCGTTCTGGGGAGCCCGTAAGAAACCCCAAGATTGTTGTCCCCATACCTGTGCATGTCAACAGGTTTGCTGTGCGGAGCCAGCACCAACAAATGGAGCAGGGGGCCCGGCCCTGA